The following proteins come from a genomic window of Anguilla rostrata isolate EN2019 chromosome 17, ASM1855537v3, whole genome shotgun sequence:
- the shmt1 gene encoding serine hydroxymethyltransferase, cytosolic, whose amino-acid sequence MAHVNGCHQNKETWNAHNQMMVEPLSTYDTEVFEIIKKEKKRQTCGLELIASENFASRAVLEALGSCMHNKYSEGYPGQRYYGGTEHVDELERLCQKRALEAFHLDPEKWGVNVQPYSGSPANFAVYTAIVEAHGRIMGLDLPDGGHLSHGFMTEKKKISASSIFFESMPYKVNPVTGYIDYDQLEQNASLFHPKMIVSGASCYSRDIDYARLRKIADQNGAYLMADISHVSGLIAAGVTPSPFDHSDIVMTTTHKSLRGCRAGLIFYRKGVRSVDPKTGKETLYNLEGPINQAVFPGLQGGPHNHAIAGVAVALKQSLTPEFKAYQAQVLANCQALAAALLDKGYKIVTGGSDNHLILLDFRPTGTDGGRVEKVLEACAIACNKNTCPGDKSALRPSGVRLGTPALTSRGLLEEDFRQVAEFIHRGIEVVLEIQSSMSPKATLKEFKEHLAQDGKCQMKIKGIRAEVEAFSGKFPMPGIAEL is encoded by the exons ATGGCTCACGTCAACGGTTGTCACCAGAACAAGGAGACCTGGAACGCTCATAACCAAATGATGGTGGAGCCTCTCTCTACCTATGACACGGAG GTATTTGAGATCAtcaagaaagagaagaaaaggcaGACGTGCGGTCTGGAGCTGATCGCCTCCGAGAACTTCGCCAGCCGGGCGGTCCTGGAAGCGCTGGGGTCCTGCATGCATAACAAATACTCCGAGGGGTATCCCGGTCAGAG ataCTATGGCGGGACGGAACATGTCGACGAGCTGGAGAGGCTGTGCCAGAAGAGAGCGCTTGAGGCGTTCCACCTTGACCCCGAGAAGTGGGGGGTGAACGTGCAGCCGTATTCCG GCTCCCCGGCTAACTTTGCCGTGTACACTGCAATTGTGGAGGCCCATGGGAGGATCATGGGTCTGGACCTCCCTGACGGGGGTCACCTGAGCCATGGTTTCATGACCGAAAAGAAGAAAATCTCTGCGTCCTCAATCTTCTTCGAGTCCATGCCATACAAG GTCAACCCAGTCACTGGTTATATTGACTATGACCAGCTTGAACAGAATGCTAGCCTGTTCCACCCAAAGATGATCGTTTCAG GTGCCAGCTGTTACTCCCGCGACATCGATTACGCCCGTTTGAGGAAGATCGCGGACCAGAACGGGGCGTACCTCATGGCGGACATCTCCCACGTCAGCGGGCTCATAGCCGCCGGGGTGACGCCCTCGCCGTTCGATCACAGCGACATCGTCATGACGACCACCCACAAGAGTCTGAGGGgctgcagggcggggctcatattttacagaaagg ggGTTCGCAGTGTTGATCCAAAAACCGGTAAGGAGACCTTGTACAACCTGGAGGGTCCCATCAACCAGGCTGTGTTCCCTGGCCTGCAGGGGGGACCACACAACCATGCCATTGCAG GAGTGGCTGTGGCTCTGAAGCAGTCTCTGACTCCTGAATTCAAAGCTTATCAGGCCCAGGTGCTGGCCAATTGCCAAGCTCTGGCAGCTGCACTGCTGGACAAGGGCTACAAAATTGTCACGG GGGGCTCTGACAATCACCTGATCCTCCTTGACTTCCGTCCGACGGGAACGGACGGCGGCCGGGTGGAGAAGGTTCTGGAGGCCTGCGCCATCGCCTGCAACAAAAACACCTGCCCAG GGGATAAAAGTGCCCTTCGCCCCAGTGGCGTCCGTTTGGGGACACCTGCCCTCACCTCCAGGGGACTTCTGGAAGAGGACTTCCGACAAGTCGCAGAGTTTATCCACAGAG GTATTGAGGTGGTATTGGAGATTCAGTCGAGCATGAGCCCCAAGGCTACTCTGAAGGAGTTCAAGGAACATCTGGCGCAAGATGGGAAATGTCAGATGAAGATAAAAGGAATCCGAGCGGAGGTCGAGGCCTTCTCTGGGAAATTTCCCATGCCTGGAATTGCAGAACTTTAA
- the LOC135243359 gene encoding guanine nucleotide exchange protein smcr8a-like has protein sequence MIGSPDLVAFTKDDDFGEACVDPCLLPEEFSVPLFTHAGNSNPWSKTSYAKFARDFILISEFSEQVGPQPLLTIPDESKVCGTFDLNYFSLRIMSVDYQASFVGHPPGCNYPKLNFVEDSKVVLGDSKEGAFAYVHHLTLYDLEARGFVRPFCMAYISADERKIMQQFQELSAEFSKASECLKTGNRKAFASELVKKLKDLEYTRTVLHKETELQKKNSGCYSTQVIDKANELANVEKSIYEHKDLLRQITSYPSRKRRDCEFSQESDNPANTAEMDKKPTPTECSPEGTAEVIGGKRRPSYTPQLIKGKSAKCFDKRLKTLEELCDSYFFHHTMEQLRLIESAFRGDLCYIYTNRINQALLKKQKITNFLYEECSDWEDEAAAVVSKLSLAGNLPPPPTSLLSADLPSPAVTHANAEAAASDVEKLPEAELTESSPSDLTQENSDEGTDAETKGSRRSSGENVVVTGPEGRERNSEIPVDLRVFCGEAVEGDSVSTGTEGEDAAEQVSATDLSTPEHRGASYQSAAYEQGPSVKVDGDAGATHEPESPDLTPDVDSNDDGVSETGAAVRADASCCMGQERLQHEDASPEPAEDGFADKVVKQEPQSCLQGDLALGKAAISEAPPAGLSPYELNSDGLSDEMFRLNLDDISDTTSFMSTSTNSDKLSSPCHYSNPVTMKQKKRAGQSALRFIRQYPFSQQAIFCVLTGRTLVVVGTDEKTVRKLVNALSIFVPNHGKYGETIQPWLSSPFQLTDLQNWKLIGLHRMASPTGSSMLHSLSRYARYIAVLDADQKTLRCPPYGGSLIGCMANHRTQIKRGSTYFMHVHCVLTQLCSKAFLYTFCHHLHLPISLSEDPGCVASRRSGFLHQQLGYGEEDSRVIQFLSELIKQSYLQGPGRTVGPPTFRFSYIPSFLHKI, from the exons ATGATTGGCTCACCTGACTTGGTGGCATTTACCAAAGATGATGACTTTGGGGAAGCATGTGTGGACCCCTGCTTGCTGCCAGAAGAGTTTTCAGTGCCTCTTTTCACACATGCTGGAAATTCCAATCCTTGGTCAAAGACGTCCTATGCTAAATTTGCCCGGGATTTTATTCTCATATCTGAGTTTTCAGAACAAGTTGGTCCGCAGCCCTTGCTTACCATCCCGGATGAATCTAAGGTGTGCGGAACGTTTGATCTGAACTATTTTTCTCTCCGGATCATGTCTGTGGATTACCAGGCCTCTTTTGTGGGACACCCCCCGGGGTGCAACTACCCAAAACTCAATTTTGTGGAGGACTCAAAGGTCGTACTCGGAGATTCTAAAGAAGGGGCATTTGCGTACGTCCATCACCTCACCCTCTACGACCTGGAGGCCCGTGGTTTCGTTCGGCCTTTTTGCATGGCTTACATTTCGGCCGACGAGAGGAAGATCATGCAGCAATTTCAGGAGCTCTCCGCCGAGTTTTCCAAGGCCTCGGAGTGCTTGAAGACGGGAAATCGGAAAGCCTTCGCAAGCGAGCTGGTCAAGAAACTGAAGGACCTTGAGTACACCAGAACTGTGCTGCATAAGGAGACCGAGCTGCAGAAGAAAAACAGCGGGTGCTATTCAACGCAGGTGATTGATAAAGCCAACGAGCTGGCAAACGTCGAAAAATCCATATACGAACACAAAGACCTTCTGAGGCAGATCACATCCTACccgagcaggaagaggagagactGTGAGTTTTCCCAGGAGTCGGACAATCCTGCGAACACAGCCGAAATGGACAAGAAGCCCACGCCCACAGAATGTTCCCCGGAGGGTACAGCTGAGGTTATCGGTGGTAAGCGCAGACCCTCTTACACCCCTCAGCTTATAAAAGGGAAGTCGGCAAAGTGCTTCGATAAGAGGCTGAAAACACTCGAGGAGCTCTGCGATTCTTATTTCTTCCACCATACGatggaacagctgagactgaTCGAGAGCGCTTTCCGAGGAGACCTGTGCTACATTTACACCAATCGGATCAACCAGGCCTTGCTGAAGAAGCAGAAAATCACAAACTTCCTCTACGAAGAGTGCAGCGATTGGGAGGAcgaggcggcggcggtggtTTCAAAACTGTCCCTTGCGGGGAATCTCCCgcctcctcccacctccctgCTGTCGGCGGACCTCCCGAGCCCAGCGGTGACGCACGCTAACGCGGAAGCAGCGGCGTCTGACGTggagaagcttccggaagcgGAGCTTACCGAGTCCAGCCCCAGTGACCTCACCCAGGAAAATTCCGACGAAGGCACCGACGCAGAAACGAAAGGGAGCAGGCGGAGCAGCGGCGAGAACGTGGTAGTGACCGGGCCAGAGGGACGCGAAAGAAACTCGGAAATCCCAGTCGACCTTCGAGTGTTCTGTGGCGAAGCTGTTGAGGGTGACTCAGTCAGCACGGGGACTGAGGGCGAGGACGCCGCCGAGCAGGTAAGCGCCACGGATTTATCTACGCCTGAACACCGCGGAGCGTCTTACCAAAGTGCCGCTTATGAGCAGGGGCCTTCTGTGAAGGTCGACGGCGACGCGGGTGCAACTCACGAGCCGGAATCTCCTGACCTCACTCCGGACGTGGACTCGAATGACGACGGAGTTTCAGAAACGGGCGCTGCGGTCCGAGCGGATGCCTCGTGCTGCATGGGACAGGAAAGGCTCCAGCATGAAGACGCCTCCCCTGAGCCGGCGGAGGACGGCTTTGCTGATAAAGTGGTCAAGCAGGAGCCCCAGTCCTGTCTGCAGGGGGACCTCGCCCTCGGCAAGGCGGCGATTTCCGAGGCCCCCCCCGCCGGACTTTCGCCCTACGAGCTGAACTCCGACGGCCTCTCGGACGAGATGTTCAGGTTGAACCTCGACGACATCTCTGACACTACCAGCTTCATGAGCACCTCCACTAATTCCGACAAGCTGTCGTCTCCCTGTCACTATAGCAACCCAGTTACCATGAAGCAAAAGAAAAGGGCCGGGCAGAGTGCCCTGAGGTTCATCAGGCAGTACCCATTTTCCCAGCAGGCTATATTCTGTGTCCTGACGGGAAGGACCCTGGTGGTTGTGGGAACTGATGAAAAGACTGTGAGGAAGCTGGTGAACGCCTTATCTATTTTTGTTCCGAATCATGGCAAGTACGGCGAAACGATCCAACCTtggctctcctctcctttccaaCTGACAGATCTGCAGAACTGGAAGCTCATTGGCCTTCACAG GATGGCTTCGCCTACAGGTTCCAGCATGCTCCACTCCCTGAGCCGCTACGCCCGCTACATCGCCGTTCTGGACGCCGACCAAAAGACGCTGCGCTGCCCGCCGTACGGGggctccctgattggctgcatggCGAACCACCGGACCCAGATCAAGCGCGGGAGCACCTACTTCATGCACGTGCACTGCGTGCTGACGCAGCTCTGCTCCAAGGCCTTCCTCTACACGTTCTGccaccacctccaccttccCATCAGCCTCAGCGAGGACCCGGGGTGCGTGGCTTCCCGCAGGTCCGGCTTCCTGCACCAGCAGCTGGGCTACGGCGAGGAGGACAGCAGGGTCATCCAGTTCCTCTCGGAGCTCATAAAGCAGTCCTACCTGCAGGGGCCCGGCAGAACGGTCGGCCCCCCCACGTTTCGCTTCAGCTACATTCCCAGCTTCTTGCACAAAATTTAG